In Melitaea cinxia chromosome Z, ilMelCinx1.1, whole genome shotgun sequence, a single window of DNA contains:
- the LOC123668434 gene encoding uncharacterized protein LOC123668434 yields the protein MVRGNTDTVKGKCCVLDDRQVRRRLGLATFPAKVIEYRTDLSHFVTQHAPLTRLTSFASPTVMLLLHVIVLLMVVTTSICRPYDPEDPELKSVLPSNGEFEAFYPRQAHGIPNGSSRPAHGHGSFYKHRNPALVDVKNAAAYGFRFDGMRRFNFDDEE from the exons ATGGTAAGAGGTAACACAGATACTGTAAAGGGAAAGTGTTGCGTATTGGATGATCGTCAGGTCAGACGGCGGTTAGGCTTAGCCACGTTCCCCGCCAAGGTGATCGAGTATCGAACAGACCTGTCACATTTTGTTACGCAACACGCACCTTTAACAAGGCTCACTTCATTTGCATCTCCAACCGTTATG TTGTTACTACACGTGATTGTTTTATTGATGGTAGTGACGACATCTATCTGTCGACCGTATGATCCGGAAGATCCAGAGCTAAAGAGTGTGCTGCCATCTAACGGTGAATTTGAGGCGTTTTATCCACGTCAAGCGCATGGAATACCAAATGGATCTTCGCGACCTGCGCACGGTCATGGAAGTTTCTACAAGCACCGCAACCCAGCGCTGGTTGATGTGAAAAACGCAGCCGCCTACGGTTTTCGGTTTGACGGTATGAGAAGATTCAACTTTGACGACGAAGAATAA